A genomic window from Parasteatoda tepidariorum isolate YZ-2023 chromosome 10, CAS_Ptep_4.0, whole genome shotgun sequence includes:
- the LOC107443581 gene encoding PHD finger protein 20-like protein 1, translating to MMEDNNFVEKKLNESGINDDEKHSHDTPRTSNDLAIAIGSESVVASDGNLNDFNLQNDSEGFPSIEIVNCESRPELRADFEREFGSSGDEEVSRHILEISERDSILFATDDLEIHDNESSETNFKDKVTTSLMEDPDPLLVPGNSNVESEDIACVKAVEKAVNEWVQCYEGVSSNLDESAMHNESSCDSFQQERNKCKSNSSESHDFENNANEESSTDSFKYGKRKRSKYPSESHDYESNVNDESSSDSFKRGKKKRKISVSQDCSSPNVIPKRHKIEWKVGESVKINEKEVWYDAKIIDINWKKLTVKIHYLNWNSRYDFWISMDSERIRSSDGLKSTSKKYKRFYVGQEILANWSDNVMYEAVIKKCLDNNEYLVTFKADSVHRKKHASEIKERPKSDVVYKEADQVVKVPSKQFVIEEDHNQYKCSYPDCTKSFRKEKLLMSHIKHYHDGKEQKNTNKLPTPKLEQSHRKLTSPKLEKSSSNKTTKFEQIRPRTSNSESSQISPLKQNLPKGEPLVQESNVASSNVDVRDENNVSALLTSSEASNISSEVSVDDEVSGKPSEEEVAAKKVTNKNEAVLKEKSLKKTNISSSKSTSKVMTSLLKVSPSKPNDNPNVPLRRSFGRKVSLPAKFADSEIYLTSPLMKRKSIAMSRAEVAVTNKSNLSNLKQGKKEQEIIETKNASSKASKLTHNKSKNLIKEPTYSKTEVNEEVSTSKQTILPNKSSEMSQQAVPSKKIGNTSSILSKSYSQTLFSTDKSKTTVKSTKKEISSNNEKKDTQVLSVTEKSDVNQIVKNEETPVSAILPQDSTSENDLTHPKESLTTNNTDTLKESEGVKNTISEGQDLESNLVPNEMEIKEDISSTDNKSPELLPSENKETESKDILNETNKTVNFFNIKEKKDISAKVNPTAQSLTPTHVMCTRFKDSSCEKGKGGIAESILGLRSKRKIRKPSWAVKPKRRRTRSKNESFSMDTDSVGSTQQPVVAETESQEHSEHEETDDLVACICNSTADEGKMVQCDYCKTWQHCICLNMKTVDEEKEHMCWNCRYSKSIKDITDKHYLEWVAKKQFPSFKCSEECKDTGSSKSLESLRRAFELCNRTRNVKQLLVKCKRVVDTFNRFSAKVTGNNESSSSDVSDSSDEEIDESMNEQKKRIPFNLHSVFFLDILVDQSFTSTYGVSLLTAPELKILTALNKSVRLYLENTKTETANVKFRRDQEFLHRHKDLHSILLKIQRHCKILPYNQSDITAEEVFLPTTKVRLEKSDFFAQLFKDYRAKKDPIYMQSYGKDKDLCISPYSTANCNTDDNHKLSGFLLLHRTEKSLSRDMCMCIGLCFESVSFTLGDCVAEFATIGKEIEYTVSEMKSEVDREHGEFCSTEMKDNLLDIFEYISAEVNSVFSGLSMANHLSNIPIDLGKPVGLTENEKALSQSTIREMRGIMKDLQLLLRINEFNVAK from the coding sequence ATGATGGAAGacaataattttgttgaaaagaaGTTGAATGAAAGTGGAATAAATGATGACGAAAAACATAGTCACGATACTCCTAGAACTAGTAATGATTTGGCGATTGCAATCGGTTCAGAAAGCGTAGTTGCAAGTGATggtaatttgaatgattttaatttacaaaatgataGTGAAGGTTTTCCGTCTATAGAGATTGTTAATTGTGAGAGTAGACCTGAACTGCGTGCTGATTTTGAGAGGGAATTCGGAAGCTCAGGTGACGAGGAAGTTTCTCGCCACATTCTAGAAATTAGCGAAAGAGATAGTATTTTGTTCGCCACAGATGACCTTGAAATCCATGATAACGAATcatctgaaacaaattttaaggatAAAGTTACCACTTCTCTCATGGAAGATCCAGATCCTCTACTTGTACCTGGTAATTCTAATGTTGAATCTGAAGATATAGCTTGTGTTAAAGCTGTAGAAAAAGCTGTAAATGAATGGGTTCAATGTTATGAAGGTGTATCCTCAAATCTGGATGAAAGTGCTATGCACAATGAGAGCTCATGTGACTCCTTCCAACAAGAAAGAAATAAGTGCAAAAGCAATTCTTCTGAAAgccatgattttgaaaataatgcaaatgaGGAAAGTTCAACCGACTCATTTAAGTATGGGAAAAGAAAACGCAGCAAATATCCATCAGAGAGTCATGATTATGAAAGTAATGTAAATGATGAAAGCTCATCTGATTCCTTTAAAAGGGGTAAGAAAAAGCGAAAGATCTCTGTTAGCCAGGATTGTAGTTCCCCCAATGTAATTCCTAAACGCCATAAAATTGAATGGAAAGTGGGAGAGTCGGTCAAGATTAATGAGAAAGAGGTTTGGtatgatgcaaaaattattgatattaattggaaaaaattgaCTGTCAAAATACACTACCTTAATTGGAATTCAAGATATGATTTTTGGATATCCATGGATAGTGAAAGGATAAGATCATCTGACGGTTTAAAATCTACTTCCAAAAAGTATAAACGATTTTATGTAGGACAAGAAATTCTTGCTAACTGGAGTGACAATGTAATGTACGAggctgttattaaaaaatgtttagataaCAATGagtatttagttacatttaaagCTGATAGTGTGCATCGTAAAAAACATGCTTCTGAAATTAAAGAGCGCCCTAAATCAGATGTTGTTTATAAAGAAGCAGATCAAGTTGTTAAAGTTCCTTCTAAGCAATTTGTGATAGAAGAAGATCATAATCAGTATAAATGTTCCTATCCTGATTGTACTAAAAGCTTTCgtaaggaaaaattattgatgTCTCATATTAAACATTATCATGATGGAAAAGAGCAGAAAAATACTAATAAGTTACCTACGCCGAAACTTGAACAATCTCATAGAAAACTGACTAGTCCTAAATTAGAAAAATCCTCCTCAAACAAAACAACTAAGTTTGAACAAATTAGACCCCGTACATCTAATTCTGAATCATCTCAAATAAGTCCgcttaaacaaaatttgccGAAAGGTGAGCCATTAGTTCAAGAATCCAATGTAGCTTCTAGTAATGTAGATGTCAGGGATGAAAACAATGTATCTGCATTACTTACATCTTCTGAAGCTTCGAATATTTCTTCTGAAGTTTCAGTTGATGATGAGGTTTCTGGAAAGCCTAGCGAAGAAGAAGTAGCTGCCAAAAAAgtgacaaataaaaatgaagctgttctgaaagaaaaaagcttaaaaaaaacaaacatatcttCTAGCAAATCAACTTCTAAAGTGATGACTTCATTACTTAAAGTATCTCCATCAAAACCGAATGATAATCCCAATGTACCTCTTCGACGATCTTTCGGCAGAAAAGTATCTCTTCCAGCTAAATTTGCTGACTCAGAAATATATTTGACTTCTCCATTAATGAAAAGGAAAAGTATTGCAATGTCAAGAGCTGAGGTTGCAGTAACAAATAAATCGAACTTATCAAATCTGAAACAAGgtaaaaaagaacaagaaaTTATTGAGACTAAAAATGCTTCGTCAAAAGCGAGTAAACTTACTCAcaataaatcgaaaaatttgataaaagagCCAACTTATTCAAAAACAGAAGTAAATGAAGAAGTTAGTACTTCGAAGCAAACCATATTACCGAATAAGTCATCTGAGATGAGTCAACAGGCTGTTCCAAGTAAGAAAATTGGCAATACTTCAAGTATTTTGTCCAAGTCATATTctcaaacattattttctacTGATAAATCTAAAACTACTGTTAAATCtactaaaaaggaaatatctTCTAATAATGAGAAGAAAGATACTCAAGTCTTAAGTGTTACTGAAAAATCTGATGTCaatcaaattgttaaaaatgaagaaactcCCGTTTCTGCAATTTTACCACAGGACTCTACTAGTGAAAATGACTTGACTCATCCAAAAGAAAGTTTGACCACTAATAATACAGATACTCTAAAGGAATCTGAGGGtgttaaaaatactattagTGAAGGCCAAGATTTGGAATCAAATCTGGTACCAAACGAAATGGAAATCAAAGAGGATATCTCCTCAACTGATAATAAAAGTCCAGAGTTACTTCCTagtgaaaataaagaaacagaaagtaaagatattttgaatgagacaaataaaactgtcaatttttttaatattaaagaaaagaaagacaTTAGTGCTAAAGTAAATCCTACAGCTCAATCTCTCACCCCTACTCATGTCATGTGCACTCGTTTCAAAGACTCTTCGTGTGAAAAGGGTAAAGGTGGAATAGCTGAGAGCATCTTGGGACTTCGCTCCAAAAGAAAGATTAGAAAACCATCCTGGGCTGTGAAACCGAAAAGGAGAAGAACTCGCtcaaaaaatgaatcattttcaATGGATACTGATTCAGTCGGTAGTACTCAGCAACCTGTTGTGGCTGAAACTGAAAGTCAAGAACATTCTGAACATGAAGAAACAGATGATCTAGTTGCTTGCATTTGTAACAGTACTGCTGATGAAGGCAAAATGGTTCAGTGTGATTATTGTAAAACTTGGCAACATTGCATTTGTCTTAATATGAAAACTGTCGATGAAGAGAAAGAGCACATGTGCTGGAATTGTCGATATTCCAAATCTATTAAGGACATTACAGATAAACACTATTTAGAGTGGGTTGCTAAGAAACAATTTCCATCATTCAAATGTTCAGAGGAGTGTAAAGATACTGGTAGTAGTAAAAGTTTAGAATCTCTTCGCCGAGCTTTTGAACTTTGCAATCGTACACGAAATGTAAAACAACTTCTTGTTAAGTGTAAACGAGTTGTTGATACGTTTAACAGATTCTCTGCAAAAGTGACTGGTAATAACGAATCATCATCCTCTGATGTTTCTGATTCTTCTGATGAAGAAATAGATGAATCTATGAatgaacaaaagaaaagaatccCATTTAATTTGCatagtgttttctttttagatattttagttGATCAATCTTTTACTTCTACTTATGGGGTTAGCCTGCTGACTGCAccagagttaaaaattttgactgctCTTAATAAATCTGTACGTCTTTACTTGGAAAACACTAAAACGGAGACTGCTAATGTTAAATTCCGAAGGGACCAAGAATTTTTACACAGGCATAAGGATCTCCATAGTATTCTTCTTAAAATCCAGagacattgtaaaatattaccTTATAACCAATCAGATATTACTGCTGAAGAAGTATTTCTACCAACTACTAAGGTTAGACTTGAAAAGAGTGATTTTTTTGCTCAGCTGTTTAAAGATTATAGAGCAAAAAAAGACCCAATTTACATGCAAAGTTATGGCAAAGATAAGGATTTATGTATTTCCCCATATAGTACTGCCAACTGTAATACTGATGACAATCATAAGCTATCTGGATTTCTGCTGCTTCACAGAACAGAGAAGAGTCTGAGTAGAGATATGTGCATGTGCATTGGTCTTTGTTTTGAGAGTGTCTCGTTTACTCTTGGAGATTGTGTTGCGGAATTTGCCACAATAGGTAAAGAAATAGAATATACTGTTTCTGAGATGAAGTCTGAGGTAGATAGAGAACATGGTGAATTTTGTAGCACAGAAATGAAGGACAATCTCTTggatatatttgaatatataagTGCGGAAGTGAATAGTGTGTTCTCTGGTCTCAGTATGGCAAATCACCTCAGTAATATACCCATTGATTTAGGTAAACCTGTTGGTTTGACAGAAAATGAAAAGGCTTTGTCTCAATCAACAATAAGAGAAATGCGCGGTATAATGAAAGATTTACAGCTTTTGTTaagaattaatgaatttaatgttgctaaataa
- the LOC107443579 gene encoding small ribosomal subunit protein uS5 isoform X2: MADAAPAGGRGGFRGGFGGGGRGGRGRGRGRGRGRGRGRGKEEKEWIPVTKLGRLVKDGKIKSLEEIYLFSLPIKECEIIDFFLGSALKDDVMKIMPVQKQTRAGQRTRFKAIVAMGDQNGHVGLGVKCSKEVATAIRGAIMLAKLTVIPVRRGYWGNKIGQPHTVPCKVTGKCGSVIMRLIPAPRGTGLVSAPVPKKLLTMAGIEDCYTSSRGSTCTLGNFAKATYLAIQKTYSYLTPDLWKDQVFQKSPYQEHSDYLMMNHKPVGGQQRQVEAVA; this comes from the exons ATGGCGGATGCAGCTCCAGCCGGCGGACGTGGTGGATTCCGAGGAGGTTTCGGCGGTGGTGGCCGAGGCGGTAGAGGTCGTGGTAGAGGAAGAGGCCGCGGTCGAGGACGTGGTCGTGGTAAGGAAGAAAAGGAATGGATTCCAGTTACTAAGTTAGGACGTCTTGTTAAGGATGGAAAAATCAAAAGCTTAGAAGAAATTTATCTCTTTTCACTGCCTATTAAA GAATGTGAAATTATTGACTTCTTCCTGGGTAGTGCCCTTAAGGATGATGTTATGAAAATCATGCCTGTACAGAAACAAACTAGAGCTGGTCAGCGTACCAGATTTAAGGCTATTGTAGCTATGGGAGATCAAAATGGCCATGTTGGATTGGGAGTTAAATGCTCTAAGGAAGTTGCTACTGCTATTCGAGGGGCTATCATGTTAGCTAAGCTGACAGTCATTCCTGTGCGACGAGGCTATTGGGGTAATAAGATCGGTCAGCCCCACACAGTACCCTGCaag gTTACTGGTAAATGTGGTAGTGTTATTATGAGGCTTATTCCAGCTCCTAGGGGAACTGGTTTGGTCTCTGCACCTGTTCCAAAAAAGCTTTTGACTATGGCTGGAATTGAGGATTGTTATACATCAAGTAGAGGATCCACTTGCACCTTAGgaaattttg CTAAAGCAACATACTTAGCTATTCAGAAAACATACAGTTATTTGACACCAGATTTGTGGAAGGACCAAGTGTTCCAGAAGTCTCCATATCAAGAACATTCTGATTATTTAATGATGAATCACAAACCCGTTGGAGGCCAGCAACGTCAAGTTGAAGCTGTAGCttga
- the LOC107443579 gene encoding small ribosomal subunit protein uS5 isoform X1, with product MIIFTSLPLSMADAAPAGGRGGFRGGFGGGGRGGRGRGRGRGRGRGRGRGKEEKEWIPVTKLGRLVKDGKIKSLEEIYLFSLPIKECEIIDFFLGSALKDDVMKIMPVQKQTRAGQRTRFKAIVAMGDQNGHVGLGVKCSKEVATAIRGAIMLAKLTVIPVRRGYWGNKIGQPHTVPCKVTGKCGSVIMRLIPAPRGTGLVSAPVPKKLLTMAGIEDCYTSSRGSTCTLGNFAKATYLAIQKTYSYLTPDLWKDQVFQKSPYQEHSDYLMMNHKPVGGQQRQVEAVA from the exons atgattatttttacgTCACTACCACTGAG CATGGCGGATGCAGCTCCAGCCGGCGGACGTGGTGGATTCCGAGGAGGTTTCGGCGGTGGTGGCCGAGGCGGTAGAGGTCGTGGTAGAGGAAGAGGCCGCGGTCGAGGACGTGGTCGTGGTAAGGAAGAAAAGGAATGGATTCCAGTTACTAAGTTAGGACGTCTTGTTAAGGATGGAAAAATCAAAAGCTTAGAAGAAATTTATCTCTTTTCACTGCCTATTAAA GAATGTGAAATTATTGACTTCTTCCTGGGTAGTGCCCTTAAGGATGATGTTATGAAAATCATGCCTGTACAGAAACAAACTAGAGCTGGTCAGCGTACCAGATTTAAGGCTATTGTAGCTATGGGAGATCAAAATGGCCATGTTGGATTGGGAGTTAAATGCTCTAAGGAAGTTGCTACTGCTATTCGAGGGGCTATCATGTTAGCTAAGCTGACAGTCATTCCTGTGCGACGAGGCTATTGGGGTAATAAGATCGGTCAGCCCCACACAGTACCCTGCaag gTTACTGGTAAATGTGGTAGTGTTATTATGAGGCTTATTCCAGCTCCTAGGGGAACTGGTTTGGTCTCTGCACCTGTTCCAAAAAAGCTTTTGACTATGGCTGGAATTGAGGATTGTTATACATCAAGTAGAGGATCCACTTGCACCTTAGgaaattttg CTAAAGCAACATACTTAGCTATTCAGAAAACATACAGTTATTTGACACCAGATTTGTGGAAGGACCAAGTGTTCCAGAAGTCTCCATATCAAGAACATTCTGATTATTTAATGATGAATCACAAACCCGTTGGAGGCCAGCAACGTCAAGTTGAAGCTGTAGCttga